The genomic window GTCGACGAAGGCCATCAGGCCAGACACAAATCCGATGTCCGGCCGCTTGCCGTCAAAAGTTAGGCTTTCCCGGCCGCATTTCGGCGGTCATTTCGAAAGCCACACCAAGCACTCCATCGATCAGGATCGGCGGGCGCTCGCGCATGCCGATCTTTCTGAGGACGCGTTGCGAGGCAATGTTTTCGGGATGCGTGAAGGCGATAAAGCCTGGCGCAAATCTCCTTCCGAAGAACCAGTCGGTGAGCGCACGCGCCGCCTCCGTCGCCAGGCCGTTGCCCCACGCTTCCTCGATCAGGGAATAACCGAGTTCGAACTGCTCATTCCTGAACCGCGAGATGCCGGCGCGGCCGATGAAGCGGCCATCGTCCGTGATGAGCTTGTATTTGGTCGTGCCGTCTCGCGCCTCTTCCTCGAACCAGCCCCGCAGCCGTTCATCGGCCTTCTCCAGGCTCCATGGCGCGCTGCCGGCGAGATAGCGGCTGGTCGCCATCGTCGAATGTAGCCGCTGCACCAAAGGCGCATCGCCTTCGTCCCACATGACGAAGCGCAGCCGCGGGGACCGAAGGATCAGCCTCTCCTCGCTCATGACGTCGCCAGAACCCCGCCGCTGACCGGGGCGCTAACCCCCGTCGTACCGGGAAATGTCAATGGCAGACCGTCCAGCGAGCGCACGGCGAGATAGGCCCAGGCTTCCGCCTCCATCGCGTCGCCGTCGAAGCCGGCTTCCTCCGCGGTCGATACGCGCGACCCCAACCCTTCGACCACAGCCGAAAACTCCGCCATGAGGGTTCGGTTCAGCCGCCCGCCGCCACAAACGATATAGATCGACGGGGTTTCGGGCAGGAAACCGGCAGATTTGACGATCGACGCGGCGGCGATATGCGCCAGCGTGCGGGCGCCGTCTTCAAGGCTCGCCTCTCCCAACGCAAGCGGCGCGAAATCGCCGCGATCGAGCGAGCGGCGAACATTGCCGAGAAAGAACGGGCTGTCCAGATAACGTTCCGCCAACGCCGCGACGACTTTTCCGCGCCCGCCGATCTCGCCGCCGGGATCATAGGTCTTGCCGGTCTGCATCTCCACCCACTGGTCGATCAGCGTATTGCCCGGCCCGCTGTCGAAAGCCGATATCCGTCCATCAGCGCCGATATAGGTCAGGTTGGAAATGCCCCCGATGTTGACGAAACAGACCGCCTCTCCTGTCTGCTGGAATTTTCCCGCAAGCGCTGCGTGATAGGCCGGCACCAGTGGCGCTCCCTGCCCGCCGTGAGCCATGTCGTCGGCGCGCATGTCGTAGACTACCGATATGCCGGTTCTACGCGCCAGTTCTTCGCCGTCGCCGATCTGAATCGTCAATCCTTCATCCGGCCGATGAAGGACCGTCTGGCCGTGGAAGCCGAGCACATCGATGGCCTCGGCAGAAAGCCCGAAACGCTCCAGGAATGCCGTAACGGCAGTTGCATGCCGCAAGGTCAGTTCAAGCTCGATCTCGCGAAGCTCGGCCGGCCGTTCGTTCCTGTCTTCAAGCGGACGCGCCAGTTCCAGCGCACGCTTGAGCCGCTCGCGAAAAGCGGCGTCATATGGAATGCCCATGAACGGCCCTCGCTCGATGAAGCCGCGACCATCGGTTCTGATGAGCGCGACATCGATTCCGTCCATCGACGTGCCGCTCATCAGACCGATCGCAGTCCTGATGACGTCCATGAGGCTTGCCTCCCATGCGATTCCCGGATGCACTTTTGTAAAAACAGTGCTAAACGCGCCGCGACAGATCAACAACAACGAACTTGCGCCAACCCACGCAGGCGAGCGCAGATATCAAGAGACGAAGGCCCATGTCCGAGTTCAAGTCCGATTTCCTCCGCACGCTGAAAGAGCGCGGCTTCATTCATCAGGTCTCCGATGAACGCGGCCTCGACGATATGTTCGCCAAGGAAACCGTGACGGCCTATATCGGCTACGACCCGACGGCATCCAGCCTCCATGTCGGCCATCTCACCCAGATCATGATGCTGCACTGGCTGCAGGCGACGGGCCACCGCCCGATTTCGCTGATGGGCGGCGGCACCGGCATGGTCGGCGACCCCTCCTTCAAAGAGGAGGCCCGCCAGTTGATGACGATCGACACGATCGAGCAGAATATCGCCTCGATCAAGAGCTGCTTCTCGAACTACCTCGATTACGACAAATCAGGCAACGCCGCGCTGATGATCAACAACGCGGAATGGCTGCGCTCGTTGAATTATCTGGAGTTCCTGCGCGACGTCGGCCGCCATTTCTCGGTCAACCGCATGCTGTCCTTCGACAGCGTGAAGACGCGACTTGACCGCGAGCAGTCGCTGTCCTTCCTGGAATTCAACTACATGATCCTCCAGGCCTACGACTTCGTCGAACTGGCCAAGCGTTACGATTGCCGTCTGCAGATGGGCGGTTCCGACCAGTGGGGCAATATCGTCAACGGCATCGATCTTGGTCACCGCATGGGGACGCCGCAGCTTTACGCCCTGACCTCGCCGCTCTTGACAACGTCATCCGGCGCCAAGATGGGCAAGTCGGCGTCCGGCGCGGTCTGGCTGAATGCCGACCTGCTTCCCGTCTATGACTTCTGGCAATATTGGCGCAATACCGAGGACGCCGATGTGCCGCGCTTCCTCAAGCTCTTCACCACCCTGCCGATGGACGAGATCGCACGGCTTTCGTCGATCGGCGGCTCGGAGCTGAACGAGGTCAAGAAGATCCTTGCGACTGAGGTGACCGCGATCCTGCACGGCCGCCCGGCCGCCGAGCAGGCCGCCGAAACCGCACGCAAGACCTTCGAGGAAGGTGGCCTCTCGGAAAACCTACCTTCGGTCGACGTTCCCGCGTCAGAACTCGACGCTGGCATTGGCCTTCTGTCGCTCATCGTACGCGCCGGCCTCGCCGCATCGAACGGCGAGGCCCGCCGTCACGTCCAGGGCGGCGCTGTCCGCATCAACGACGAGGCGGTCAGCGACGAGCGCAAGATGATCGGCAGCGGCGAGATCACAGCCGACGGCATCATCAAGCTCTCGCTCGGCAAGAAGAAGCACATCCTGATCCGCCGCGCGGCCTGACCAACATCGTATCGAGGCTGATTTTGCAGCGCGCCGTTTCCATGCGGGAACGGCGCGTTTGCATGTCTGGCCAAGACATCATTCAGCGCGCGGCGACTCTGCCGCATCATTTCGCCCCGCGTCACTCTGGAGACGGCTCGGCGGATCGATGCCCTGGGCGGGCGTGACGCGCGACCACCAGCTGATCGAGAACACTGGAGGCGTAACCGTTGCATCGAGAGGTACTATCAGCGCGTGGGCCGGAGGGGTGACCTCTCGGGGCTTCAGCCGCTCGCCCTTCTCAGCCGAATAAGCGTAATCGCCGAGTGTAACGGCAATTATGGCGACCGATACGAAAGAAGCAGTCCGGGCGCACTGCATGGCATCCTCCGACAATGCAGCAGGCCTCTAATCGAGGCCATAAACTGCATCTTACATGAAATATTTCTAAAATATCAGGCCGAGCCTCCATAGGAGGTCACACACACTATTTCGGAACATTTTCCGCTCCCTGGGATTTGCGACGAGATGGATTTGGAGCACCGGCATGATCAACGACCTCTGGTATAAGAACGCCGTCATCTATTGCCTTTCCGTCGAAACCTTCATGGATGCGAACGGCGACGGTGTCGGCGATTTCCAGGGCCTGATGCGGCGTCTCGACTATCTCTCCGGCCTCGGTGTGACCGCGATCTGGTTGATGCCTTTCCAGGCTTCGCCCGGGCGCGACGACGGATATGACGTTTCCGATTACTACAATGTCGATCCGCGCTACGGCACGCTCGGCGATTTCGTGGAATTCACCCATGGTGCAAAACAGCGCGGCATCCGCGTGCTGATCGATCTGGTGATCAATCACACGTCGAAGGACCATTCCTGGTTCCGGGACGCAAGAAGCGATCCGCGCTCGCGCTATCGCGACTGGTACGTCTGGTCCGAGAAAAAGCCTGCGAATGCCGACCATGGCATGGTCTTTCCCGGCGTCCAGAAAACCACCTGGACCTACGACGAAAAGGCCCAAGCCTATTATTTCCATCGCTTCTACGATCACCAGCCCGATCTCAATACCTCCAACCCCGAGGTGCAGGCGGAAATCCTCAAGATCATGGGATTCTGGATCCAGCTCGGCGTCTCGGGCTTCCGGATGGATGCCGCGCCTTTCATCATCTCGACCAAAGGCGCCGAGGTCACCAGACCCGTCGAGCAGTTCGACATGCTGCGAAAGTTTCGCGAATTCCTGCAATGGCGCCTGGGAGATTCCATCGTGCTGGCGGAGGCCAACATCCTGCCGAAGGACAATTTCGAATATTTCGGCGAAGACGGCGATCGAATGCAGATGATGTTCAACTTCCAGGTCAATCAGGCATTGTTTTACGCTTTCGCCAGCGCCGATACGCGGCCGCTCAAAAAGGCGATGGAGGCTACCAAGCCGCGCCCAGCGACCGCGCAATGGGGTCTCTTTCTGCGCAATCACGATGAGCTGGATCTCGGCCGGCTGAGCGACAAGCAGCGCAACGCAGTCTTTGCCGCCTTCGGGCCGGACAAGGACATGCAGCTCTATGACAGAGGCATCCGCCGTCGACTGGCGCCCATGCTTGGCGGCGACCGTCGCAGGATCGAGATGGCCTATAGCCTTTTGTTCTCTCTGCCGGGAACCCCTGTCATCCGCTACGGCGACGAAATCGGCATGGGCGATGATCTATGCCTGCCGGAGCGCGATTGCGCGCGCACCCCGATGCAATGGTCGACGGAACCGGAAGGCGGTTTCACCAAAAGCGAAAAGCCCGTCTCGCCTGTCGTCAAGGAAGGCCCTTATGGCTTCGAGCACGTCAATGTCGCCGTCCAGCGACGCGATCCGAATTCAATGCTGAACTGGACCGAGCGGATGATAAGGATGCGCAAGGAAGCTCCCGAGATCGGCTGGGGCGATTATTCGGTGATCGACACCGGCGATGACGGCGTCCTGGCGCTGCGTTACGACTGGCGCGGAAATTCCGTGCTGATCCTCCACAATCTGCATGGACGGCCGGCGGAAGTGACCTTCGATCCCGATATCGGCGAAGACGGCCGGCAATTGATCGATATTGCCGATGGAGCGAGCAGTGAAGCGGACGAGAAGGGATCTCATACCGTCGTCCTCGACGCATATGGTTACCGCTGGTATCGCATCGGCGGCCTCGATTATCTCCTCAAGCGTAGGGAGATTTAGGCTCTTTGCGGTTCCTCACTGGAATTCGAATATCTGCCGGAACACGCCCGGCGCGATGATCGACAACGGATTGATCTGCAGGTTGGGCTGATCGAACTTGCCGGTGAGCTTGAACGTAATGCCGATCAGGCCGCGATCGCTGCCATTGCCGAGAATGACCCCGATCAGCGGCAGTTCGGCAAACAGGCGGTTGAGCCCGTAAGCCGGCATGAAGGTGCCGGTCATGTCCATGTTGCCGTTGCGATCACGCGCAACGCCCTGGAAGGTCGCGCCGATCTGATCGCCGCGCAGCACGCCGTTCTCGATGGCAACCATGCCGTCGCGCGAGACGACGCGGGCAAAGCCGCGCTGGAAGCGCTGCGACGAGGTATCGATGTCGCGCTTCACCGCCTCGTTGAGGCTGCGCTGCTCCTGGCCGACCGGGGTCGAGACGATCGAGTGAAGGCGTTGCTCGTTGACGATCGAGAAACGGCGCACGTCGAGCGAACCGTCCCATCCGCCCTGCGCTCCCAGCCGGATCGCCAGATTGAGAAGGCCGCCCTGCATGTGCTGATAGAGATCGGCAAAACGCGATACCGCGCCGGCGTCGCCGCTGGTGATGTTGATGACGCCGCCATCCTTCATCTGGCTGACCACGGCCTCGCCGCTGTCTGTCACGCCGGAAAAGCTGAGCGCTTGCAGCTTGTCGCCGCGCAGTGACACCTGAGCCTGGAAATTGCCGACCTTCTCGTCGTTGAAGCCGACCACGTTTTTCAGCTTGGCGCGCACCGATACGCTTGTGTCGCTGCCGCTGTCCTCGTTGTCATCTCCACCTGAGCCCGATTTCAGCCGCCCGATGACCGGCCGCGCGTCGGCGCTGTTGCCGGAGACGGAAACGTCGAAATTGCCCTTACCGCGCTTCACCGAGAGGGCGAAATCGTCAAGTGAGGAAAGTTTGACGCTGTCGAAATCCGCAGAGATCAGGCCGGCCTTGCCGACGTTTAGCGACCCGCTCGCGCCGAAACCATCGCCCTTCAGCCGGAAATTTCGGATCTGCGTGTTCTCGGGCGGGCCGGATATCTCGAATTCGGCGGAGGCGGCAATACCACTGCCTTTCGACCAGCCAATCCAGGGCAGGTCTAGCAGCGATTTGGTGAGATCGAGCTGGACGTTCTGGCGATCGTCGTCGATCTGCGTCAGCACCATTTTCAGACTTCCGCCGACGATGTCGGAAAGCCCGGGCATCACCTTATTACGCTGATCCTCGGAGAGCGTTGCGGTGATCACCCGCTGCCGCTCCACGCCGGAGGCTGCCTCGACCGGCTCAGTCAGATCGATATCGGCCGGAATGCCGTCGATCTCGCCCTTGGCGTCGAGCGTGATCTGCTTTGGATCGCCGTTCAGCATGCCGGTGACATTGCTGATCGTGCGGCCGGAAAAGGGCTTGGCAAGGTCGACGTCGGTGAGCTTCATCGCCGCCTTCCAGTCGGCCGGCGGCGGATTTTGCGAGGAGAGCAGGCCGAAATGCGCCTTCACATTCGCATCGATGCGCCCCTTTAAATCGTCGGGCGTAAAGCCCGCGCGTTGCAGCACGCGGATCGGCTTGTAGGTCAGGAGCTCGCCGATGGCGTCCGCCGCGCCTGATACGGCGAGATCGATATCGGCCATCAGCGGCTTGTCGTAGGCGGACGGTATAACGAATGTCCCCTGCCCCAGACCGACAGACCGGCCCGAAGGGAAATAGGACGTGCCGCTCTTGATCTCGATCGTCGCGACAGGGCCGGTCAGGTCGAAATGCGCCGCCGTGTCACGGATTGGCGGAATGTCGCCGGCGACATTCATTCGCGCCCCCGTGATGTCGAAACCGATGCGGATCTGATTGGCATCGAGCTTCAATCCCTTGCCGCCGGCCGCCTCGTCCAGCCGGCCGAAGGGAATGAAGACCGAGATGGCAGCGTCCGTGACTGTGCCGCCGAAAAGGTTGCCGTGCACCCAGGTACGCACCTTGGGCGCCATCCAGAACGGCCAGAGCTGCTTGATCGCCGTCGTCTGCAACTGCGACGACTGGCCGGCAAAGCTGATCTCGGGCGATTTATCGCCGAGTTTGACCCGCAGCGATCCGTAGAGCGCCCCGAGCGGGCTGGAGACGGTCATATTGGGAAACTGGAATTCCCGGCCGGCGACCATGTAGCGCCCGGTGGCCTGAATATCGAAGGAAAGCGGTTGTTCGCCGGAACCGCCTGGGGCGGCCGTTCCGCCGCTGACGAGAAGGTCGATGCCAAAACCCTTGCCCGCCTTCGGGTCGAGCTTGTCGAGATCGATCAGTGCGCCGTTGAGGGGAACCGTTGTCGCGCCGAACCGGGCGTTCGATTTGGCGATCTCGAGCGTCTGCTTGGCAAAATCATATGCGAGGTTGATTTGCCCGCCCGAAAGCTCCTGCGAATCGCCATCCGTATAGATCAGGCCGGGATCGACATCGATCGTCGCCGTGAGTAGCGGTGAAACACCGCCCCGCGCCCTGGTGGCCGACACCGTCAAGTCTGCGAAGGCATTGAGCCCCTGGCGTATCACGCCTTGATCGTTGCGTTTCAGCGCGAAGGGCGTGAGGTCGGCATGTTTGAGCGTCGCAGCCACCTTCGACACGTGGCCGTCCTCTTTCTCGGCCAGCACGTCGAGTTCCGCCACCTCGCCGTTGAGCGCGACCTCGCCGCTCAATTGCAGCGAGGTTGGGCCGGCATGGGCGAAGACGAGATTGTCGATGACGAGCGACAGCGGACCATTCGCAGTGTCGGCAAGCTTGATGTTTATGCCGGAGATGCGCACCGAACTCGTCGAACCACGGGTGACGATGCCGTCGAACAAATCGAATTGCGAGAATATTCTCTCCATCGCCACCGGCAGCGCATCGATACGCAGATCGTCGAGCTTGACGGGATTGCCTGAGGGCAGAAGCGCGGTATCGAGGGCAATATCCTCCGCTTCGATATCGGTGACGGCGATCCGGCCGCGGAAAAGCTGCAGCGGATCGAGCGCCAGACGGACCGAACCGGTCGTCGATACATGCTGGCCGCTCGCCTGGTCGATCATGTTGACGTCGCGTGCTTCCAGCGCCAGCCGAAAGCCGGAGGTGAAGCGGATGGCGGTGGAGCCGACCTCGGCGCGATAGCGCGGCCCGGCCGCGCCGTTCAGCGCCGCCTGGGCCTGCTGCGACAGTGGTTTGTCGAACATGCCGCTCTCGACGGTAAAGACGATGGCGGCGAGAATGAGGAGGATCAGCCCCAGAAATCCTGACGTCAGCTTCGCCGTGCGCCGCATCGAAGAGCGCGGCGGCGGGCAATGGACGATGATCGGATCCTCGGTCTGGGCGGACGGCAAGCGGTCCAGCGCAACGATATCCTTCTTGCGAAACGTGACCTTTTCGCCGCGGATGGCTGACATGCGCCCTCGGGCTCTCCCTTAAAATGAAGAATTGAACCCGGCCATGCTGGACGGGTTTCCGTCCAATATATAATTCGGGGAGAGAGTGTGTCATCCACAAACCCGGCAAAAGAAAGGTTTTCATAATGGCGGTTCCCGGCATCGGTGCCATGGCCCCCGATTTCAGCCTCCCCCGCGACGGCGGCGGGCGCGTCTCGCTTGCCGATTTCCACGGCAAGCCGCTGGTGCTGTTCTTCTATCCCAAGGATGACACCACGGGCTGTACGGCCGAATCACTGGCTTTCACAGCACTCGCGCCCGACTTCGACGCGGCAGGCGCTGCCGTCATCGGCATGTCGCCCGATTCGGCCGCCTGCCATGACAAGTTCATCAGGAAACACCGCCTTTCGGTGGCGCTCGCCTCGGACGAAGACAAGACGACGCTGCAGGCCTATGGCGTCTGGAAGGAAAAGAGCATGTACGGCCGGAACTTCATGGGGGTCGAACGCACGACCTTCCTCATCCGCCGGGACGGGATCATCGCCACCATCTGGCAGAAGGTGAAGGTACAGGGTCATGCCGAAACCGTGCTCCAAGCAGTGAGGAACCTCACCGCGTGACCGGTGATCTCGCGATAACCTCGCTGCGCGGTGGAGCGATCGATGCCATCCGCGCAGCCGACCTCGACCGCAAGACGACGCTTGCGCAAGAAAGCGCCACACGCTGGTTTGCCCGACGGGTGTCCTTGCGCTCGCCGCTCGACGCTGCCCTGCCCGAAAGGCCGGGGCGTCCTGACAAGCCGGTGCTGACGCCGCCCACCCAGGTGGAGAAGCGCTCGCTGCATACGCTGAAAGGCCGTATCGCCCTGCTCCACGCCATCGCCCATATCGAGCTCAACGCCGTCGATCTGGCGCTCGATATCGTGGCGCGATTCGCCAGCGAACAGGTGCCGAACTCCTTTTTCGACGGCTGGATGCAGGTCGCCTTCGAGGAAGCGAAACATTTCCGCATGGTGCGCGCCCGTTTGAACGATCTCGGCGCAGACTACGGCGATCTCCCCGCCCATGACGGGCTCTGGCAGGCCGCCCACTCCACACGCAACGATCTGACGGCAAGGCTGGCCGTCGTGCCGCTGATTCTCGAAGCCCGCGGTCTGGACGTCACCCCGTCTCTGCAGGCCAATATGCGCGAGACCGGCGATCTCGAAAGTGCGGCGGTTCTTGATGTTATCTATAACGACGAGAAGGGCCATGTCGCCGTCGGCGCCAAATGGTTCCGTTTCCTCTGCGCCCGCGAGAAGCGCGATCCGGCAAAAGCCTTCCAGGAACTGGTGCGAGCCAATTTCCGCGGTCCGCTGAAGCCTCCCTTCAACGATCTCGCCCGCGCCGAGGCCGGGCTGACGCCCTCCTTCTACCGCTCGCTGGCGTCGATCAGCCACGCCTGAAATGACTGGCATTTTCGACACGGATGGCGAGAAAGAAAGCAT from Rhizobium sp. Pop5 includes these protein-coding regions:
- a CDS encoding GNAT family N-acetyltransferase codes for the protein MSEERLILRSPRLRFVMWDEGDAPLVQRLHSTMATSRYLAGSAPWSLEKADERLRGWFEEEARDGTTKYKLITDDGRFIGRAGISRFRNEQFELGYSLIEEAWGNGLATEAARALTDWFFGRRFAPGFIAFTHPENIASQRVLRKIGMRERPPILIDGVLGVAFEMTAEMRPGKPNF
- a CDS encoding anhydro-N-acetylmuramic acid kinase translates to MDVIRTAIGLMSGTSMDGIDVALIRTDGRGFIERGPFMGIPYDAAFRERLKRALELARPLEDRNERPAELREIELELTLRHATAVTAFLERFGLSAEAIDVLGFHGQTVLHRPDEGLTIQIGDGEELARRTGISVVYDMRADDMAHGGQGAPLVPAYHAALAGKFQQTGEAVCFVNIGGISNLTYIGADGRISAFDSGPGNTLIDQWVEMQTGKTYDPGGEIGGRGKVVAALAERYLDSPFFLGNVRRSLDRGDFAPLALGEASLEDGARTLAHIAAASIVKSAGFLPETPSIYIVCGGGRLNRTLMAEFSAVVEGLGSRVSTAEEAGFDGDAMEAEAWAYLAVRSLDGLPLTFPGTTGVSAPVSGGVLATS
- the tyrS gene encoding tyrosine--tRNA ligase, which translates into the protein MSEFKSDFLRTLKERGFIHQVSDERGLDDMFAKETVTAYIGYDPTASSLHVGHLTQIMMLHWLQATGHRPISLMGGGTGMVGDPSFKEEARQLMTIDTIEQNIASIKSCFSNYLDYDKSGNAALMINNAEWLRSLNYLEFLRDVGRHFSVNRMLSFDSVKTRLDREQSLSFLEFNYMILQAYDFVELAKRYDCRLQMGGSDQWGNIVNGIDLGHRMGTPQLYALTSPLLTTSSGAKMGKSASGAVWLNADLLPVYDFWQYWRNTEDADVPRFLKLFTTLPMDEIARLSSIGGSELNEVKKILATEVTAILHGRPAAEQAAETARKTFEEGGLSENLPSVDVPASELDAGIGLLSLIVRAGLAASNGEARRHVQGGAVRINDEAVSDERKMIGSGEITADGIIKLSLGKKKHILIRRAA
- a CDS encoding alpha-amylase family protein; this encodes MINDLWYKNAVIYCLSVETFMDANGDGVGDFQGLMRRLDYLSGLGVTAIWLMPFQASPGRDDGYDVSDYYNVDPRYGTLGDFVEFTHGAKQRGIRVLIDLVINHTSKDHSWFRDARSDPRSRYRDWYVWSEKKPANADHGMVFPGVQKTTWTYDEKAQAYYFHRFYDHQPDLNTSNPEVQAEILKIMGFWIQLGVSGFRMDAAPFIISTKGAEVTRPVEQFDMLRKFREFLQWRLGDSIVLAEANILPKDNFEYFGEDGDRMQMMFNFQVNQALFYAFASADTRPLKKAMEATKPRPATAQWGLFLRNHDELDLGRLSDKQRNAVFAAFGPDKDMQLYDRGIRRRLAPMLGGDRRRIEMAYSLLFSLPGTPVIRYGDEIGMGDDLCLPERDCARTPMQWSTEPEGGFTKSEKPVSPVVKEGPYGFEHVNVAVQRRDPNSMLNWTERMIRMRKEAPEIGWGDYSVIDTGDDGVLALRYDWRGNSVLILHNLHGRPAEVTFDPDIGEDGRQLIDIADGASSEADEKGSHTVVLDAYGYRWYRIGGLDYLLKRREI
- a CDS encoding DUF3971 domain-containing protein, which codes for MSAIRGEKVTFRKKDIVALDRLPSAQTEDPIIVHCPPPRSSMRRTAKLTSGFLGLILLILAAIVFTVESGMFDKPLSQQAQAALNGAAGPRYRAEVGSTAIRFTSGFRLALEARDVNMIDQASGQHVSTTGSVRLALDPLQLFRGRIAVTDIEAEDIALDTALLPSGNPVKLDDLRIDALPVAMERIFSQFDLFDGIVTRGSTSSVRISGINIKLADTANGPLSLVIDNLVFAHAGPTSLQLSGEVALNGEVAELDVLAEKEDGHVSKVAATLKHADLTPFALKRNDQGVIRQGLNAFADLTVSATRARGGVSPLLTATIDVDPGLIYTDGDSQELSGGQINLAYDFAKQTLEIAKSNARFGATTVPLNGALIDLDKLDPKAGKGFGIDLLVSGGTAAPGGSGEQPLSFDIQATGRYMVAGREFQFPNMTVSSPLGALYGSLRVKLGDKSPEISFAGQSSQLQTTAIKQLWPFWMAPKVRTWVHGNLFGGTVTDAAISVFIPFGRLDEAAGGKGLKLDANQIRIGFDITGARMNVAGDIPPIRDTAAHFDLTGPVATIEIKSGTSYFPSGRSVGLGQGTFVIPSAYDKPLMADIDLAVSGAADAIGELLTYKPIRVLQRAGFTPDDLKGRIDANVKAHFGLLSSQNPPPADWKAAMKLTDVDLAKPFSGRTISNVTGMLNGDPKQITLDAKGEIDGIPADIDLTEPVEAASGVERQRVITATLSEDQRNKVMPGLSDIVGGSLKMVLTQIDDDRQNVQLDLTKSLLDLPWIGWSKGSGIAASAEFEISGPPENTQIRNFRLKGDGFGASGSLNVGKAGLISADFDSVKLSSLDDFALSVKRGKGNFDVSVSGNSADARPVIGRLKSGSGGDDNEDSGSDTSVSVRAKLKNVVGFNDEKVGNFQAQVSLRGDKLQALSFSGVTDSGEAVVSQMKDGGVINITSGDAGAVSRFADLYQHMQGGLLNLAIRLGAQGGWDGSLDVRRFSIVNEQRLHSIVSTPVGQEQRSLNEAVKRDIDTSSQRFQRGFARVVSRDGMVAIENGVLRGDQIGATFQGVARDRNGNMDMTGTFMPAYGLNRLFAELPLIGVILGNGSDRGLIGITFKLTGKFDQPNLQINPLSIIAPGVFRQIFEFQ
- a CDS encoding peroxiredoxin yields the protein MAVPGIGAMAPDFSLPRDGGGRVSLADFHGKPLVLFFYPKDDTTGCTAESLAFTALAPDFDAAGAAVIGMSPDSAACHDKFIRKHRLSVALASDEDKTTLQAYGVWKEKSMYGRNFMGVERTTFLIRRDGIIATIWQKVKVQGHAETVLQAVRNLTA
- a CDS encoding ferritin-like domain-containing protein codes for the protein MTGDLAITSLRGGAIDAIRAADLDRKTTLAQESATRWFARRVSLRSPLDAALPERPGRPDKPVLTPPTQVEKRSLHTLKGRIALLHAIAHIELNAVDLALDIVARFASEQVPNSFFDGWMQVAFEEAKHFRMVRARLNDLGADYGDLPAHDGLWQAAHSTRNDLTARLAVVPLILEARGLDVTPSLQANMRETGDLESAAVLDVIYNDEKGHVAVGAKWFRFLCAREKRDPAKAFQELVRANFRGPLKPPFNDLARAEAGLTPSFYRSLASISHA